A region from the Manihot esculenta cultivar AM560-2 chromosome 13, M.esculenta_v8, whole genome shotgun sequence genome encodes:
- the LOC110629860 gene encoding ultraviolet-B receptor UVR8: MDATTSGTSSIQYHNITDQPITAIVAAPVSTFQRNQRHCFGESTPGEFPLAANPSIVLHVLTACNLDPQDLAKLEATCSFFRQPANFSPDYELSISELAALDMCQKRAIFKPMTPEERQDLKQRCGGSWKLVLRFLLAGEACCRREKSQAIAGPGHSIAVTSKGVVYSFGSNNSGQLGHGTTEEEWRPRQIRSLQGIRIIQAAAGPGRTMLISDAGQVYAFGKDSFGEAEYGVQGAKLVTTPQLVESLKNIFVVQAAIGNFFTAVLSREGRVYTFSWGSDAKLGHQTESNDVEPHPLLGALENIPVVQIAAGYCYLLALACQPSGMSVYSVGCGLGGKLGHGSRTDEKYPRLIEQFQLLNLQPTVVAAGAWHAAVVGRDGRVCTWGWGRYGCLGHGNEECESVPKVVEALGNVKAVHVATGDYTTFVVSDEGDVYSFGCGESASLGHNAAAVVADGQGNRHANVLSPQLVTSLKEVKEPVVQISLTNSIYWNAHTFALTESGKLYAFGAGDKGQLGIELVNSQTERGNPEMVDIGLI, from the exons ATGGATGCCACAACGAGTGGAACCTCAAGTATAcaatatcataacataaccgACCAGCCCATTACTGCCATTGTTGCTGCTCCTGTGTCTACGTTTCAACGGAATCAACGCCATTGTTTTGGGGAGTCCACTCCTGGAGAATTCCCTTTGGCTGCCAACCCATCCATTGTCCTCCATGTGCTTACTGCTTGCAATTTGGATCCTCAAGATCTTGCAAAACTAGAG GCAACATGTTCATTCTTTAGGCAGCCTGCAAACTTTTCCCCTGACTATGAATTGTCCATTTCGGAGCTTGCGGCTCTGGATATGTGCCAAAAGAGAGCTATTTTTAAGCCTATGACTCCTGAAGAACGTCAAGATTTGAAGCAAAGATGTGGGGGCTCGTGGAAACTAGTTCTCAGATTTTTACTAGCTGGAGAAGCATGTTGCAGGAGGGAGAAGTCCCAGGCAATAGCAGGACCTGGTCATAGTATTGCTGTGACATCTAAGGGTGTAGTGTACTCCTTTGGCTCTAATAACTCAGGACAACTTGGTCATGGCACAACTGAAGAGGAATGGCGACCTCGACAAATCAG ATCCCTGCAAGGCATTCGTATTATCCAAGCAGCTGCTGGACCTGGCAGGACAATGCTAATTAGTGATGCTGGACAGGTGTATGCCTTTGGAAAGGACTCCTTCGGTGAAGCTGAGTATGGAGTTCAAGGAGCTAAATTGGTTACAACTCCACAACTGGTTGAATCTTTGAAAAACATATTTGTGGTCCAAGCTGCAATAGGAAATTTCTTCACTGCTGTATTGTCCAGAGAAGGCAGGGTTTACACATTTTCTTGGGGCAGTGATGCCAAACTTGGTCACCAGACAGAGTCAAATGATGTGGAACCTCATCCTTTGTTGGGGGCACTTGAGAATATACCGGTGGTACAGATTGCAGCTGGATACTGTTACCTTCTTGCTCTGGCTTGCCAACCTAGTGGCAT GTCAGTGTACTCTGTTGGATGTGGCTTGGGTGGGAAGCTTGGGCATGGATCAAGAACCGATGAGAAGTATCCTCGATTGATTGAACAATTTCAACTTTTGAACCTTCAGCCTACAGTGGTTGCAGCTGGTGCTTGGCATGCTGCTGTGGTAGGGCGAGATGGACGGGTTTGCACGTGGGGTTGGGGACGTTATGGGTGCTTGGGTCATGGGAATGAAGAGTGTGAATCAGTTCCTAAGGTTGTGGAAGCATTAGGCAACGTCAAAGCTGTTCATGTTGCTACGGGGGATTACACAACCTTTGTTGTTTCTGATGAGGGTGATGTATACTCATTCGGTTGTGGGGAATCAGCTAGTCTTGGACATAATGCAGCCGCAGTTGTTGCTGATGGACAG ggaAATAGGCATGCTAACGTGTTGAGCCCACAATTAGTAACATCACTCAAAGAGGTGAAGGAGCCAGTTGTGCAGATCAGCCTGACCAATTCCATATACTGGAATGCTCACACATTTGCACTTACTGAATCAGGGAAACTGTATGCATTTGGAGCAGGAGACAAAGGGCAGCTGGGTATAGAACTGGTGAACAGCCAGACTGAAAGAGGGAATCCAGAAATGGTTGATATTGGTCTAATTTAG